The Streptococcus viridans genome includes a window with the following:
- a CDS encoding SGO_0316/SGO_0317 family LPXTG-anchored serine peptidase, with protein sequence MEFHRQQRFSIRKYAVGVASVLIGMFLMGSVVSADTVTPAPSTVESSAVVPDSTTTDEKAIEPIVAVKEDISGVPVEKSTSAVPTPTETEGKDQTKQALNTSSVASDSSNENPREEKTLSPSVIASPKVNSEVVATEAPQEVAKETLEDASPVEVLVRLKEKVSAENGDGSRTSKEARIEQTNQDHEQFLKELERQSIQFKKLYDVNLLFNGLALETTYGDAKKIRGLSRVDALDYAPLGRTRVAENQPTPASPASTTTKVSEENSLINLQPLWDKGIKGQGQVVAVIDSGVDPAHDIFRLTDINKAKYKSEAEIEEAKKKAGITYGKWYNNKVVYVHNYSDMDENVKEDDPISHGAHVAGTAVGNASQPSPNGEIIRGVAPEAQLMFLRVFSDTKGGQVQNFIYTKAVEDAIKLGADSINMSLGTASGSIYDVGEITRQAFDAARKAGVTITVASTNMATNGFWHSKPLASTPDYGMTGTPSVNPNVLSVASINSLTKHESTEASLTVEALKGSKDFPDGKIPMHSFVERDAFRTTIPQSYLHVEKGGIDHYQSDSINGHLVLTERGGEVSDVDKVKELKRAGATGVIFYQTEDQGNTPVGFDLEGLGERFPVGVIGHGAGSVLAQHAKDYQLHIANKFKRVPYDAANQLSDFSSWGLSADGDLKPDVTLPGGMIYSSVNNGEYYMDRGTSMASPHAAGATVLVKQALKERFPHLSPEQLQVLVKQMTMSTAVPHVDEETHAYSSVRQQGAGVMDVTAAALGDLYVTAKDAKSSLTLGNVTDTFEFDVTIHNLSNQEKSVRYETTLQTDQVQDGKFTLHPRLLETLDGKESITIPANGQRTIHVSVDASKYKEELSKQMPNGYFLEGYVLVKDASNNKHLVSLPYVGFHGDYQNLRGIEKPIYEYTGSDKPFYYYKDKTDYPDEKVPETPERHPDNHFTSLISYVYENGESVAKTLGQDGDRFDGDQLYFSPNNDSSFDSVKVKAVMLRNVENVHLSVYKKEDTTRTNPIYEVGNEVHRKTDWSYRIGNRSEEFYEISWEGLDKDGKQLPDGEYQFVITYRPTASGAKQQELNFKVKIDNTAPSIETGSANYDPQTRIFRPGKVIETGSGLAGTYLSYVKDGETVALEPQEDGSYLLPEGVDLSTVRYSIWDKVYNTTEMDIEGKKIEATTPTNEGNSDEKPTETESEKPTAEKSSLEVVFTDSSGEVISYYPSVVRYQVVDDQGRIVEGEFNASYNGGTFPDLPFGTYTVKITLSDYHYDWGTELVKKVTVSPENPHPKVTFAFHYLDENKLTIGFDQPVPIGTVVKVVGKDGISRLLPQSIYDLQRFETMLMNGSYRVHVELPAGYRASENDFLYEVTNQINFHLLSLVKDVIKPNPEVHGGAIVAPWIQPENPTLEIPEIPVAPVQPAVSKGPVTPAQPTTPETKEVAANKPVAVGYHTGGQAEVAASTPTTSLPKTGQEALTSTALSLLGMSSLALAGFVASKKRQD encoded by the coding sequence ATGGAATTTCATCGACAACAACGTTTTTCCATTCGTAAATATGCGGTTGGAGTTGCTTCCGTTTTAATAGGTATGTTCTTGATGGGATCGGTGGTTTCGGCAGATACTGTAACACCAGCACCATCCACAGTCGAGTCATCAGCCGTAGTACCTGATAGCACAACGACAGATGAAAAGGCAATAGAGCCGATCGTTGCTGTTAAGGAGGATATCTCCGGTGTACCAGTAGAAAAATCGACTTCCGCTGTCCCTACTCCAACAGAGACTGAGGGCAAGGACCAGACCAAACAAGCACTAAATACTTCTTCAGTTGCTAGCGATTCTTCAAATGAGAACCCAAGAGAAGAGAAGACCTTGTCACCTTCTGTTATTGCAAGTCCAAAAGTCAATTCTGAAGTTGTTGCGACGGAGGCTCCCCAGGAAGTAGCTAAAGAAACGCTAGAGGATGCAAGTCCAGTCGAGGTCCTGGTTCGCCTGAAAGAAAAGGTTTCTGCTGAGAATGGAGATGGATCTCGAACTTCAAAAGAAGCGCGTATCGAGCAAACCAACCAAGACCATGAACAATTTTTGAAAGAACTCGAAAGACAATCCATTCAGTTCAAAAAATTGTATGACGTTAATTTGCTCTTTAATGGACTGGCTCTAGAGACGACCTATGGAGATGCTAAAAAGATCCGGGGATTATCACGTGTCGATGCCCTAGATTATGCTCCACTTGGTCGGACCAGAGTAGCTGAGAACCAGCCTACTCCTGCCTCACCGGCTTCAACTACGACCAAGGTCAGTGAAGAAAACAGCCTGATCAATTTGCAACCACTCTGGGATAAGGGTATCAAAGGCCAGGGACAGGTTGTAGCGGTTATCGATTCGGGGGTGGATCCAGCACACGACATTTTCCGCCTAACAGATATCAATAAGGCCAAGTACAAGAGTGAAGCAGAAATTGAAGAAGCTAAGAAAAAGGCCGGCATCACTTACGGTAAATGGTACAACAATAAAGTCGTCTACGTTCACAATTATAGTGATATGGATGAAAACGTTAAAGAAGATGATCCAATCTCTCACGGTGCCCACGTAGCTGGAACCGCTGTGGGAAATGCCTCTCAACCATCCCCAAATGGTGAAATTATCCGAGGTGTCGCTCCCGAAGCCCAGCTCATGTTTTTACGTGTTTTCTCAGACACCAAGGGCGGACAGGTCCAAAATTTCATCTATACCAAGGCGGTGGAAGATGCCATAAAATTAGGGGCTGATTCCATCAATATGAGTTTGGGAACGGCTTCCGGCTCTATTTATGATGTGGGAGAAATCACGCGCCAAGCCTTTGATGCTGCAAGAAAAGCTGGGGTAACCATTACAGTTGCTTCTACCAATATGGCCACCAATGGCTTCTGGCACAGCAAGCCACTTGCAAGCACACCAGATTATGGAATGACAGGGACCCCATCCGTCAATCCCAATGTCCTTTCGGTCGCTTCGATTAATAGTCTGACCAAGCATGAGTCTACAGAAGCAAGCTTGACCGTAGAAGCCTTAAAAGGGTCAAAAGACTTCCCAGATGGCAAAATTCCGATGCACTCCTTTGTAGAACGCGACGCCTTTCGGACAACCATCCCTCAAAGCTATCTCCATGTGGAAAAGGGAGGGATAGACCACTATCAGTCTGATAGTATCAATGGTCACTTAGTCCTTACTGAGCGAGGTGGCGAAGTTTCAGATGTGGATAAGGTCAAAGAGCTGAAAAGGGCAGGAGCAACAGGTGTGATTTTTTACCAGACCGAGGATCAGGGCAATACCCCTGTAGGATTTGACTTAGAAGGTCTCGGAGAACGATTCCCAGTTGGGGTCATTGGCCACGGTGCTGGAAGTGTCCTAGCTCAACATGCCAAAGATTACCAGCTCCATATTGCCAACAAATTTAAACGTGTTCCTTACGATGCAGCCAATCAACTATCTGACTTCTCCTCTTGGGGGCTGTCAGCTGATGGCGACCTCAAACCAGATGTCACCCTTCCAGGAGGGATGATCTACTCATCTGTTAATAATGGAGAGTACTATATGGATAGGGGAACCAGTATGGCCTCTCCTCATGCAGCAGGAGCCACTGTACTGGTGAAACAAGCCCTGAAGGAGCGCTTCCCTCATCTCAGTCCAGAACAGTTGCAAGTTCTTGTCAAACAGATGACCATGAGTACAGCTGTTCCGCATGTAGATGAAGAGACACATGCCTATTCCTCTGTACGTCAGCAAGGCGCAGGGGTCATGGATGTCACAGCTGCAGCTCTAGGAGATCTCTATGTGACTGCAAAAGATGCGAAAAGCAGTCTAACACTTGGCAATGTCACTGATACCTTTGAGTTTGACGTGACCATCCACAATCTTTCCAATCAAGAGAAGTCGGTCCGCTATGAAACCACCCTTCAGACAGACCAAGTCCAGGATGGCAAATTCACCCTTCATCCTCGTCTGTTAGAAACCCTCGATGGCAAGGAAAGCATCACGATTCCAGCCAATGGTCAGCGGACGATCCACGTGTCCGTTGACGCGAGCAAGTACAAGGAAGAGCTCAGCAAGCAAATGCCAAATGGTTATTTCTTAGAAGGTTATGTACTGGTCAAAGATGCCAGCAACAACAAACATCTGGTCAGCCTTCCTTATGTTGGTTTCCATGGAGATTACCAAAATCTTCGCGGGATCGAAAAGCCTATCTACGAATATACAGGTAGTGACAAGCCATTTTACTACTATAAGGACAAGACAGATTATCCAGATGAAAAGGTCCCAGAAACGCCAGAGCGTCATCCAGATAACCACTTTACTTCTTTGATTAGTTATGTTTATGAAAATGGGGAGTCTGTAGCCAAAACTCTAGGTCAGGATGGGGATCGCTTTGATGGAGACCAACTCTACTTCTCTCCAAACAATGATTCCAGCTTTGATAGCGTCAAGGTAAAGGCCGTCATGCTTCGCAATGTAGAAAATGTCCACCTATCAGTCTACAAGAAGGAGGACACAACTCGTACTAACCCGATTTACGAGGTTGGAAATGAAGTGCATCGAAAGACCGACTGGAGTTATCGGATTGGGAATCGTAGCGAAGAGTTTTATGAAATCTCTTGGGAAGGTTTGGACAAAGATGGCAAGCAATTACCAGATGGAGAATACCAATTTGTGATCACTTACCGTCCAACTGCTTCAGGGGCCAAACAACAAGAACTTAACTTCAAGGTTAAAATTGACAACACGGCTCCAAGCATTGAGACTGGAAGTGCTAACTATGACCCGCAGACTCGGATTTTCCGTCCAGGAAAGGTGATTGAAACCGGCAGTGGACTAGCAGGAACTTATCTGTCCTATGTCAAGGACGGGGAAACAGTAGCCTTGGAACCCCAAGAGGACGGCAGTTATCTGCTTCCAGAAGGGGTGGACCTCTCTACTGTTCGTTATAGCATCTGGGATAAGGTCTACAATACCACTGAGATGGATATCGAAGGGAAGAAAATAGAGGCAACGACCCCAACGAATGAAGGCAACTCAGATGAAAAACCAACCGAGACAGAATCCGAAAAACCAACAGCTGAAAAGAGTAGCTTAGAGGTCGTCTTTACAGATAGCAGTGGGGAAGTCATTTCTTATTATCCATCTGTTGTTCGTTACCAGGTAGTGGATGACCAAGGACGGATTGTGGAAGGAGAGTTCAATGCTTCCTACAATGGTGGCACCTTCCCAGACTTGCCTTTTGGCACTTATACAGTCAAAATCACCTTGTCGGATTACCATTATGATTGGGGAACAGAGTTAGTGAAGAAGGTGACCGTTTCACCTGAAAACCCACATCCGAAAGTGACCTTTGCCTTCCATTATTTAGATGAAAACAAACTTACCATTGGATTTGATCAGCCAGTTCCGATAGGCACGGTCGTAAAAGTGGTAGGCAAAGACGGCATCAGTCGCCTTCTTCCACAAAGCATCTATGATTTGCAGCGCTTTGAGACCATGCTGATGAACGGATCCTATCGTGTCCATGTGGAACTCCCAGCAGGCTACCGTGCATCGGAAAATGATTTCCTTTATGAAGTGACCAATCAGATCAATTTCCACCTTCTTTCTTTGGTCAAAGACGTTATCAAGCCAAACCCAGAGGTGCATGGTGGAGCGATTGTAGCGCCATGGATTCAACCAGAAAATCCGACGTTAGAGATACCGGAAATTCCAGTGGCCCCTGTCCAACCAGCGGTATCCAAAGGCCCAGTTACCCCAGCTCAACCAACTACACCTGAAACGAAAGAAGTTGCAGCAAACAAACCAGTCGCTGTTGGCTATCATACTGGTGGCCAAGCAGAAGTGGCTGCTTCAACACCAACAACCAGCCTTCCAAAAACAGGACAAGAAGCCTTGACTTCAACAGCCCTCAGCCTCTTGGGTATGAGTTCACTAGCTTTGGCAGGTTTTGTAGCAAGCAAAAAACGGCAAGATTAA
- a CDS encoding SGO_0316/SGO_0317 family LPXTG-anchored serine peptidase, translating into MGSDRQQRFSLRKYAVGLVSVLVGCFFCGVTVSAQEQEGQVDVPAIVVKEGSQEVSPTVGQGDGSDGAHTTDTVKEESSSQEKAKTEKTGEISPSNAQTNPVSDPTPEKEGVEKKEQEDHTVSASQPVANKDDASASVADEARVQALVRLETKKQDATAPLSIAEQIKDNAPIKEAVLNELKEKGIEYTKLADFDLVFNGFVLETKYKDALKIRQLARVEKVEITPLTAQANAQPSATKQNTLLPTKVSDENELINLQPLWDKGIKGQGRVVAVLDTGLDVHHNFFSLTDKSKAKYQNKEQMEAAMKKAGITYGKWYNDKVVYAYNYSDMNDEIREDDPRSHGTHVAGSAVGNATKPVPTGEYLKGVAPEAQLIFMRVFSDKKGMTEQGFVVAKAVEDAVKLGADTINMSFGGVNGSEADTNPLTRQAFEFARKAGVVINAAAGNYAVSGYWQAKPKADAPDTGTIDEPAIEDGVLAIGAFNNQINHETTMRLEIPALKDKKEFQNGLVDLPVYRLIFPVEGPQSYVSVPKGELDSYRTATVKGKIALVESGGDVTDEEKVNALRQAGAKGVLVYQNEEQGDNLQKLPMGYWGSFYPVSVLNHAIGKELASHAGEYELIFHQEVKKVPYSEANKMLFFTGWGLSAEGKLKPDVTLPGGMVYSAIPDGLYDMDEGTSMATPHAAGATALIKQALEQRFPTYSPEQIHTLLRQLVMSTAKPHFDQESKSYSSVRQQGSGLMDAAAAAFGDVFVTGGKGTNSSLTLGNVKDTFTFEVTVHNLSSEAKDFTYHTVVNTDQVENDRISLKMRQLLDQVGEKIIHVPAKGSVTVPISVDTSTFTSELTNQMKNGYFLEGFVFFKDAKTKKDLVSLPYIGFKGQYQDLPGIEKPIYAFTGDEKPFYYYANEKAEKPEKDSGDHFTALVSTIWRGGKEVQVVLGEKDGHYDGNQLVFSPNDDGSYDSVKLNAVVLRNVDNIHLSVYRADDLKREHPIFEQGNESQKKSDYGWRINDRSKILYATQWAGKDKNNQLVPDGDYQYVVTYRPSTPGAKPQEIVLKVRVDKQVPQLANTKDLFDPATRLFKPGEIIETGSGLGGKYLSYKKDDQEVEISPNEDGTYSIPEGVDLKTVRFYIWDQVNNTNTLTLDGKTVSEEKTTEKSGTEEASPTAATSEATVGRLEVQIVDEKGEATNQYPEMMRYQVFDSKGNRVDQEFNSYYEDPLPTLPFGTYTVKVVAQDQNYSWVSPTTVTVELSKEHPEGLVKFVYHYIDKNRFDLVFDKELPDGTRVFAIDKKTGEKVELNQTLYEPKTFESILINGEYQIHIDLPTGYRAVENDFIYTVANRINRYLTSFVEVSEDQVEDPTVPPTPQLSPMIQKGRIKMDQEAQQVTPQPSPMTQEGQSAMDQELQQVSHRPVTSLPKTGQENDQLGIVGFMVLLLTFGAIRMKKNHPDQV; encoded by the coding sequence ATGGGAAGCGACAGACAACAACGTTTTTCTCTACGAAAATATGCAGTCGGCCTAGTATCGGTACTTGTCGGATGCTTTTTTTGTGGGGTGACTGTTTCAGCCCAGGAGCAGGAAGGGCAGGTAGATGTACCCGCTATTGTAGTAAAAGAAGGAAGTCAGGAGGTGAGTCCGACAGTCGGACAGGGCGATGGCTCGGACGGAGCTCATACAACTGATACAGTTAAGGAGGAGTCTTCTTCACAAGAGAAAGCCAAGACTGAGAAAACTGGCGAGATCTCACCTTCCAATGCTCAAACAAATCCAGTTTCGGACCCTACACCTGAAAAAGAAGGTGTTGAAAAGAAGGAACAAGAAGATCACACTGTTTCAGCATCTCAGCCAGTAGCTAATAAGGACGATGCTTCAGCAAGTGTGGCAGATGAAGCCCGTGTTCAGGCCCTGGTACGTTTGGAGACGAAAAAGCAAGATGCAACGGCTCCTCTTAGTATTGCAGAGCAGATCAAGGATAATGCACCAATTAAGGAAGCAGTATTAAATGAACTGAAGGAAAAAGGCATTGAATATACGAAATTAGCTGATTTTGATCTAGTCTTTAATGGTTTTGTTCTAGAAACCAAGTACAAGGATGCCTTGAAGATTCGTCAGTTGGCGCGTGTTGAAAAGGTGGAAATTACCCCCTTAACGGCTCAGGCGAATGCACAGCCTAGCGCAACGAAGCAAAATACCCTCCTTCCTACAAAAGTTAGTGATGAAAATGAATTAATCAATCTACAGCCTCTCTGGGACAAAGGTATCAAGGGCCAAGGTCGGGTGGTAGCCGTTTTGGATACGGGCCTTGATGTCCACCATAATTTCTTTAGTCTAACGGATAAAAGCAAAGCCAAATACCAGAATAAAGAGCAGATGGAAGCGGCCATGAAAAAGGCAGGCATCACTTATGGGAAATGGTACAACGATAAGGTAGTCTATGCCTATAACTATTCAGATATGAACGATGAGATTCGAGAAGACGATCCGCGTTCGCATGGGACTCACGTGGCAGGATCGGCTGTTGGGAATGCGACAAAACCTGTGCCAACGGGTGAATATCTAAAGGGTGTCGCACCAGAAGCTCAGCTTATCTTTATGCGTGTTTTCTCTGATAAGAAGGGCATGACAGAACAAGGCTTTGTTGTAGCCAAGGCTGTTGAAGATGCGGTCAAGTTAGGTGCAGATACCATCAATATGAGTTTTGGTGGGGTCAATGGGTCTGAAGCAGATACCAATCCCTTAACCCGTCAAGCCTTTGAATTCGCCCGTAAAGCCGGTGTTGTCATCAATGCTGCAGCAGGAAATTACGCCGTGAGTGGATACTGGCAGGCTAAGCCAAAAGCAGATGCACCCGATACGGGAACGATTGATGAGCCCGCCATTGAAGATGGGGTTCTAGCCATTGGTGCTTTCAATAATCAGATCAATCACGAAACGACCATGCGTCTGGAAATCCCAGCTCTAAAGGATAAGAAAGAATTCCAAAATGGCCTCGTCGATCTTCCCGTTTACCGGCTGATTTTCCCAGTAGAAGGTCCTCAGTCTTACGTTTCAGTTCCAAAAGGTGAACTGGATAGTTACCGAACTGCTACGGTGAAAGGCAAAATTGCTCTGGTTGAGAGCGGAGGGGATGTGACGGACGAAGAGAAGGTTAATGCCCTCAGACAAGCTGGTGCAAAAGGTGTCCTAGTTTATCAGAATGAAGAGCAAGGAGACAACCTCCAAAAACTTCCGATGGGCTATTGGGGCTCCTTCTATCCGGTCAGCGTCTTGAATCATGCTATCGGAAAAGAGCTAGCCTCCCACGCTGGAGAATACGAGCTAATCTTCCATCAGGAAGTCAAGAAAGTGCCTTATAGTGAAGCAAACAAGATGCTCTTCTTTACTGGTTGGGGGCTTTCTGCCGAAGGAAAACTTAAGCCAGATGTTACCCTACCTGGCGGAATGGTCTACTCGGCGATTCCAGATGGTCTGTATGATATGGATGAGGGGACCAGTATGGCAACGCCCCATGCGGCAGGGGCGACAGCCTTGATCAAGCAAGCTCTAGAACAACGTTTCCCAACTTATAGTCCAGAGCAAATTCATACGCTTTTGCGCCAATTAGTCATGAGTACAGCCAAACCTCATTTTGATCAGGAAAGTAAGAGCTACTCTTCTGTCCGTCAACAAGGATCTGGTCTCATGGATGCTGCAGCGGCAGCCTTTGGCGATGTCTTTGTAACAGGCGGAAAAGGAACAAACAGTAGTTTGACGCTTGGCAATGTCAAGGATACCTTTACGTTTGAGGTTACGGTGCACAACTTAAGTTCGGAAGCGAAAGACTTCACTTATCATACGGTCGTTAACACCGATCAGGTGGAAAATGATCGCATCAGCTTGAAGATGCGTCAGCTACTGGATCAAGTGGGAGAAAAAATCATTCATGTTCCTGCTAAGGGAAGTGTGACGGTTCCAATTTCTGTAGATACCAGTACCTTTACAAGCGAACTTACCAATCAAATGAAGAATGGTTACTTTTTAGAAGGATTTGTCTTCTTTAAAGATGCCAAAACCAAGAAAGATCTCGTAAGTCTTCCATATATCGGCTTCAAAGGGCAATATCAGGATTTACCAGGTATCGAAAAGCCTATCTATGCCTTCACTGGGGATGAAAAACCATTCTACTATTATGCAAATGAAAAAGCAGAGAAACCTGAAAAAGACTCAGGAGATCACTTTACAGCCTTGGTCAGCACTATTTGGCGCGGGGGCAAAGAGGTACAGGTTGTATTGGGAGAAAAAGATGGGCATTACGATGGAAATCAACTTGTCTTCTCGCCAAATGATGATGGTTCCTATGATAGTGTCAAGCTCAATGCAGTCGTTTTGAGAAATGTAGACAATATTCATTTATCGGTCTATCGTGCAGATGACCTCAAACGCGAACATCCTATTTTTGAACAAGGTAATGAAAGTCAGAAGAAATCGGACTATGGTTGGCGGATTAATGACCGTAGTAAGATTCTTTATGCGACACAGTGGGCAGGCAAGGACAAGAACAATCAGCTAGTGCCAGATGGGGACTATCAATATGTAGTCACTTATCGTCCAAGCACACCAGGTGCCAAACCTCAAGAGATTGTTCTAAAAGTCCGAGTCGATAAGCAAGTGCCACAACTGGCGAATACCAAGGATCTCTTTGATCCAGCAACTCGTCTCTTTAAGCCAGGTGAAATTATTGAAACGGGTAGTGGACTAGGCGGAAAATACCTCTCTTACAAAAAAGATGATCAGGAAGTTGAAATTAGTCCAAATGAAGATGGAACCTACTCTATTCCAGAAGGAGTAGATCTAAAAACTGTGCGCTTCTATATTTGGGATCAGGTCAATAATACCAACACCTTGACCTTGGATGGTAAGACCGTTTCAGAAGAAAAAACGACGGAAAAATCAGGGACGGAGGAAGCAAGTCCGACAGCTGCGACTAGCGAAGCAACCGTCGGTCGCTTAGAGGTGCAAATTGTCGATGAAAAAGGCGAGGCAACCAACCAATACCCAGAAATGATGCGTTACCAAGTCTTTGACAGCAAGGGAAATCGGGTGGATCAAGAATTTAATAGCTACTACGAAGATCCGCTACCGACTCTTCCATTTGGAACCTACACTGTAAAAGTTGTCGCTCAAGATCAAAATTATTCTTGGGTATCTCCAACCACTGTGACAGTGGAATTAAGCAAGGAGCACCCTGAAGGACTGGTCAAATTTGTCTACCACTACATTGACAAAAATCGCTTTGACCTCGTCTTTGACAAAGAACTTCCAGATGGAACCCGTGTCTTTGCCATTGATAAGAAGACAGGAGAAAAAGTGGAGTTGAATCAAACCCTATATGAACCAAAGACATTTGAAAGCATCCTGATCAATGGAGAGTATCAGATCCATATTGATCTGCCAACAGGTTATCGGGCAGTGGAAAATGATTTCATCTATACCGTAGCTAATCGTATTAATCGCTACTTGACCAGTTTTGTAGAAGTCTCAGAAGATCAGGTGGAAGATCCAACTGTCCCACCTACTCCTCAACTGTCACCTATGATACAAAAAGGTAGAATAAAAATGGATCAGGAGGCTCAACAAGTCACTCCTCAACCGTCACCTATGACTCAAGAAGGTCAATCAGCAATGGATCAGGAGCTTCAACAAGTCTCTCATCGCCCAGTAACTTCTCTTCCAAAAACTGGACAGGAAAATGACCAATTAGGGATTGTAGGCTTTATGGTTCTTCTACTCACTTTCGGTGCGATCCGAATGAAGAAAAATCATCCAGACCAAGTATAA